In Electrophorus electricus isolate fEleEle1 chromosome 18, fEleEle1.pri, whole genome shotgun sequence, one genomic interval encodes:
- the LOC113585046 gene encoding cerebellin-1-like yields MLKTVIVPQLALLLCAWSTQAQDFMSPSVNIVAELAKVKNMEERLKTSEAIVEGLETENKALQATVLISQDKVESLQKENEARKVAFSASLLEYASGHNGPFNSVTSPMIYKNVFTNFGNGYDSSTGIFTAPVKGVYYFRFYAHCHVGNKMAVSLYKNGAMQCSVFSWKPTNTNGNASNGIVLTLEKGDQIFTKLWDKTWVYDDPASYTSFGGFLLFPL; encoded by the exons ATGTTGAAGACAGTCATCGTGCCACAGTTGGCTTTGCTGCTATGTGCATGGAGTACACAGGCACAGGATTTCATGTCACCCAGTGTGAACATTGTTGCAGAACTGGCCAAAGTAAAGAATATGGAAGAAAGACTTAAAACATCAGAAGCAAT AGTGGAAGGCTTGGAGACAGAGAATAAAG CTCTGCAAGCAACGGTCTTAATATCACAGGATAAGGTGGAATCACTGCAGAAAGAGAATGAAG CCAGAAAGGTGGCATTTTCTGCATCACTTTTAGAATATGCAAGTGGACATAATGGCCCTTTCAACAGTGTGACATCTCCAATGATCTACAAAAACGTCTTTACTAACTTTGGAAATGGTTATGATTCAAGCACAG GAATTTTTACTGCACCAGTAAAAGGAGTGTACTATTTCAGATTTTATGCTCATTGTCATGTTGGCAACAAAATGGCTGTCAGTCTTTACAAAAATGGTGCCATGCAATGCTCAGTGTTTTCTTGGAAGCCTACCAACACCAATGGCAATGCAAGCAATGGTATTGTTCTTACTCTAGAGAAAGGAGATCAGATCTTCACAAAGCTTTGGGACAAGACTTGGGTTTATGATGATCCTGCAAGCTACACAAGTTTTGGGGGATTTCTACTTTTCCCCTTGTGA